The Ovis aries strain OAR_USU_Benz2616 breed Rambouillet chromosome 11, ARS-UI_Ramb_v3.0, whole genome shotgun sequence genome window below encodes:
- the GH gene encoding somatotropin precursor (The RefSeq protein has 1 substitution compared to this genomic sequence), with amino-acid sequence MMAAGPRTSLLLAFTLLCLPWTQVVGAFPAMSLSGLFANAVLRAQHLHQLAADTFKEFERTYIPEGQRYSIQNTQVAFCFSETIPAPTGKNEAQQKSDLELLRISLLLIQSWLGPLQFLSRVFTNSLVFGTSDRVYEKLKDLEEGILALMRELEDVTPRAGQILKQTYDKFDRNMRSDDALLKNYGLLSCFRKDLHKTETYLRVMKCRRFGEASCAF; translated from the exons ATGATGGCTGCAG GCCCCCGGACCTCCCTGCTCCTGGCTTTCACCCTGCTCTGCCTGCCCTGGACTCAGGTGGTGGGCGCCTTCCCAGCCATGTCCTTGTCCGGCCTGTTTGCCAACGCTGTGCTCCGGGCTCAGCACCTGCATCAACTGGCTGCTGACACCTTCAAAGAGTTT GAGCGCACCTACATCCCGGAGGGACAGAGATACTCCATCCAGAACACCCAGGTTGCCTTCTGCTTCTCCGAAACCATCCCAGCCCCCACGGGCAAGAATGAGGCCCAGCAGAAATCA GACTTGGAGCTGCTTCGCATCTCACTGCTCCTTATCCAGTCGTGGCTTGGGCCCCTGCAGTTCCTCagcagagtcttcaccaacagCCTGGTGTTTGGCACCTCGGACCGTGTCTATGAGAAGCTGAAGGACCTGGAGGAAGGCATCCTGGCCCTGATGCGG GAGCTGGAAGATGTTACCCCCCGGGCTGGGCAGATCCTCAAGCAGACCTATGACAAATTTGACACAAACATGCGCAGTGATGATGCGCTGCTCAAGAACTACGGTCTGCTCTCCTGCTTCCGGAAGGACCTGCACAAGACGGAGACGTACCTGAGGGTCATGAAGTGTCGCCGCTTCGGGGAGGCCAGCTGCGCCTTCTAG
- the GH gene encoding somatotropin isoform X1: MMAAGPRTSLLLAFTLLCLPWTQVVGAFPAMSLSGLFANAVLRAQHLHQLAADTFKEFERTYIPEGQRYSIQNTQVAFCFSETIPAPTGKNEAQQKSQDLELLRISLLLIQSWLGPLQFLSRVFTNSLVFGTSDRVYEKLKDLEEGILALMRELEDVTPRAGQILKQTYDKFDTNMRSDDALLKNYGLLSCFRKDLHKTETYLRVMKCRRFGEASCAF, from the exons ATGATGGCTGCAG GCCCCCGGACCTCCCTGCTCCTGGCTTTCACCCTGCTCTGCCTGCCCTGGACTCAGGTGGTGGGCGCCTTCCCAGCCATGTCCTTGTCCGGCCTGTTTGCCAACGCTGTGCTCCGGGCTCAGCACCTGCATCAACTGGCTGCTGACACCTTCAAAGAGTTT GAGCGCACCTACATCCCGGAGGGACAGAGATACTCCATCCAGAACACCCAGGTTGCCTTCTGCTTCTCCGAAACCATCCCAGCCCCCACGGGCAAGAATGAGGCCCAGCAGAAATCA CAGGACTTGGAGCTGCTTCGCATCTCACTGCTCCTTATCCAGTCGTGGCTTGGGCCCCTGCAGTTCCTCagcagagtcttcaccaacagCCTGGTGTTTGGCACCTCGGACCGTGTCTATGAGAAGCTGAAGGACCTGGAGGAAGGCATCCTGGCCCTGATGCGG GAGCTGGAAGATGTTACCCCCCGGGCTGGGCAGATCCTCAAGCAGACCTATGACAAATTTGACACAAACATGCGCAGTGATGATGCGCTGCTCAAGAACTACGGTCTGCTCTCCTGCTTCCGGAAGGACCTGCACAAGACGGAGACGTACCTGAGGGTCATGAAGTGTCGCCGCTTCGGGGAGGCCAGCTGCGCCTTCTAG